The Coleofasciculus sp. FACHB-1120 region CGTGGGCATCACACCAGACTCCAGCCAACAGAATCCCGATCATATTCAACTGGCAAAAGCCGTATTTGTCCCGCTCCAACCAAACTCTGGCGGGTATCAAAATGTGGATGCGCGGGGCTACCAAGTTCTGCTGAATTACCGATCCTCAAACGTGGCGCGGCAAGTTACGCTCACCCAAGTGTTAAAAGGAGAGATTGACCCGAACTGGGTGAAAAACAAGATTGTGCTGATTGGCACAACGGCACCCAGCGCCAAAGATACTTTCTCAACCCCCTACAGCCCAGCCGAAAAGAAAACCGCTAAGATGCCCGGAGTCTTGGTTCATGCCCAGATGGTCAGCCAATTCCTTGACGCTGCCACGGGGGAGAGACCCCTATTTTGGTTCTGGGATGAACGGATAGAGGTGTTATGGATTATCGGATGGACACTGCTGGGTGCGATCGCAGCTTGGTGGTTGCGGCATCCCGTTGTCTTAATTTTGGGCTGCGGCGTTGGTTTGGGGGTTTTGTTGGGCACTTGCTTCTATCTGTTTACCCAGCAAGGATGGGTGCCTCTCTCGGCTCCCGTACTGGGATTTATCCTCACCAGCGGGGTGGTCATCACCTACCGCTCTTATGATGCACAGCAGCAGCAACAAATTATCATGAAGCTGTTGGGACAAAATACTTCACCGGAGGTTGCTGAGGCTCTCTGGAAAGGACGCGATCGCTTGCTTAAATCTGGGAAATTACCAGGAATTAAGCTAATCGCAACCATGATGTTTGCAGATATAAAAGATTTCAGCACCATTGCCGAACAAATGCCTCCGGAAGCTTTGCTGGAATGGTTAAATGAAATGCTGGATGTCGTTACCCACGAAATCATTAACCATGAAGGCATTATCAACAAGTTTACCGGGGATGGCTTCATGGCTGTGTTTGGCGTGCCGATGGATCGCATCCACAAGGAGGAAGTTGCTCTTGATGCCCAGCGCTCGATAGAGTGCGCTTTAGCCATCGGCGAAATTTTAGAGGACTTGAACCAAAACTGGAAAACTCGTGGCTTGCCGGTTATCCAGATGCGAATCGGAGTTTTTACGGGTCCCGTCGTTGTTGGTAGTTTAGGAGGCAAAGACCGCTTGGAATATGGCGTCATTGGCGATAGCGTCAATACTGCCGCCCGCCTAGAAAGTTGCGAGAAACACCGCCAACCAAGCAACTGCCGCATCCTTATCGGCAAGGAAACCCTGGTTCATCTTGATAACCAGTTTCTGGTTGAATCTTGGGGACCATTGCCACTCAAGGGCAAACAGCAAATGGTTGATGTCTATCTTGTTGTGGGGCGTCCAAGGGAAAGAGCGTCAGAAGTTTGATGAGTGACAAATTTTCTAGGAAACGGCGAGTTGATTCTACGGACGCGATCCGGAAGGGGCATTTGCGATCGCTTTCTTGGCAATTTTTTTTCTTTCTTCGTACTGGCTACTCAAGCGGGGACAACTTTTGTCTCCTCTCAATTCATACTCCCCTATCCGTTGATCTAGCCTTTACCCACATCAGTTGAAAGCCCTGCCATGCGATCGCGGAGAAGGGCTTTTGGACTTATCAGTAAAGCATAGATCCGTTGATCGGGTGGAGTTCCACTTGTCCCGCTTTTGTCCCGCTTTCAACGGGTAGCCCTCTAACTATTTTGATTAATTCTTTTACAAAAATTCATTAATATTTTTTACGCTTATTAAAGCAGTGTCATAAATCGTTAAAAATTAAGGGCACTATCAGAAGTATGCTGAATGATGAAAAATATCAGTTCCCAGATACTTCCCAGATAAATCGGTCTCTCTTGTTAGCACTTATCACATTTTCATCAACATCAACTTCCCGATTCATTGGGTCAGAAAGCAATAAAAGCAAAGCGATTTTTTCTGAGTAAAGAGGCATTTCGATGATTGAAAAAATTTTGTTGGCGGACTCTGGAACCGGACATTCTAAAGAGATGCTCAAGGCTTTGATAGAACTGCCTTCGATCCAACGGGCAGCAGTCACCATCTTGCACGTCGTTCCTTCTCAAATTACCACTGAGGCAATGACTTCAAAGTGGGAAGAGGGAGGCAGGCTTCTCGCTACAGCCATCCAATCTCTGAACCTAGATCCAAATCACGTTAACACCATGCTGCGGCAGGGCGATCCCAAGGATACGGTTTGCCAGGTAGCAGAAGAAATAAGTGCTGATTTAATTATTATGGGTTCGCGGGGGCTGAAGCGTCTGGAATCCATTTTAGAAAACTCAGTCAGTCAATATGTTTTCCAATTGTCTTCCCGCCCAATGTTGTTGGTAAAGGACGATATTTACGTCAAGAAAATCAACCGCATTATGGTTGCAATGGACGGCTCAGAATCGGCACAACAATGCTTAAATCTGGCTTTGTACCTGTTGCGAGATCAAAAGGGAGGGCAGTTGGTTCTGGTTCACGTCAACAAGGCTCGGACAGGTTTTGAGGAAGCCGCTAACGCTGAAAAAGATCCTGTACTTGCTCCGGCGATCGCTGCTGCCAAAAAACAAGGCATTTCTTATAAGTGTGTCACCGGAAATGGTAAGGCAGGCCCAGAAATCTGTCGTTTGGCAGAGGAATTAAATGTTGACTTGTTAATGCTGGGTTCTCCCGATCGCCGCCCTTCCATCGCCAAAGGTTTACCAGACTTGGATCGCTTGCTAGGAACTTCGCTATCGGATTATGTGCGGGTTTATGCAAATTGTCCCGTTCTCTTAGGACGCACCGCGACTACCTAAGAAACGCCAAACCTAAGCCAAACCTAACTGTAAAAAAATTCCCCTCGCCAGAAGGACATGGCAAGAGCCTTGTCCATACTACAGCGGGGGGATTTTATTCGATACAGATGATTAAGGATTCTTGTTGCTTTCGCGGCTAGCAGTTTGGATGTACAGAATCAACAAGAAAACTGTGGGAACCAGCACAAACAGGATGCTGGCGACAAAACCAAGATCGTTAACTTGCATTGAACCCAGCCTCTAATTAACTTTAAAGCACCACCTTTAAGCATATCATCCGGCGTCTGTCTTGAGGAGAGTGCGATCCCAAGAAGTCAAAATAGCGATCGCATTTTCCAAAGCAAGGGCGATAGCGTTAGCGAAGCGAGGCGTTAGCCTAGCGCCGACCTGTCGGTTCCCATATTCCCCCGAACAGTACGATAGTGAAGTGCCGACCTATCGGTTCGCTATCTTGGAGCAGACATTGAGGCGATCGCATTCTCAACTCTACAAAAGCGCGATCGCTAAGGAATTCACCAAAGACATCTATGGCTGAAATCAAACGCAGTCTGGCAGTGGTCATCTAGCTCAACTGATGTGGAGTCTGAGTGCTAAAATGCCTCCCAGTGCCAGCAAACCGAGCGCCCGACGGAAGTAGTTGACCCCCTCAAACAACTCCTGCCATGCCCAGGTGAACAATGCACCGAACCCTACTAAATCAACTTCTGTCTGGAGATTGCCGCTAGGCAGAACAAGTTGAAGTAGGGTCGCTGCCAACCCAACCAAAAGCGGTAGATTGGGTGGCTGAGCAATGACAATCTTGCCAGAGCTGTCTCGAAAAGTACGATCGAACAATGTAGCTTCCTGCGCCTTAAGCTCTTCTGAATTACGGTTCAACTGGGACGACATCTGACAAAACCTTAATACTACTTAACTCAAATGTTAGGGTTGGGCCGTCTAGTTGGGGTCTAGCTCAAGTCGGAGATTACTAGAGCGATCGCTCTAGTCTTCTATCGCATGAAACTGGAAGGGTATATTTTTAGAATTTGCTTTTAGAATTCGCGCCCTCAACTTTGGTGCTGTGAGAGGGGCTGTTTTAGTGCTACTTCTTCCATTCCGCATCTGCACAAAAATTGCTTCAAATTGGCAGACAATTGGATCGGATATAGCAGTCAGTTCTAAAACTTTCCTCTCTCTACAGGACTAGATTGAAGCGTAGAATTGCGATGCCTTCAACACACAGGAACGCGATCGCAAAATTAGATTTCAAAGTCTGAATAGAGCAATCAAACTTCACTCTCCAAGCATTGGTCGTACTTGCAATTTCTAGAAGTTTCAATTAGAACCTCCAATGATTAGCTTTTATTTGATTACAACCTGTAGCTTATGTCGCATACATAGAGGTCTAACGGTGAGGTTGTGCGGCGGCAAGCAAACTCGAATACCTACTGATAACCTCTGTTCCGTCCGCACCAAAGCAATGTTTAGACCGCGTATGCTCTATGCGTTGGCTCTGAACAAATAGATCCCCCACATAAGATATAGACCCACATTCCGCACCCCCTACTGTCACAATCGGTTTTTACGGAGTTCAGTGAGCTGATAAGGGTCACTTGTTATACAAAGAACTAGAAAATCAGTTTTACGATCACGAAACCAAAATCCCCAAAAAGCCAAAATTCGTAGTATGACACTTTGAGGTGCGGAAAGTGGGTCATAACACTAAACATTGGGATTGCAACCAGCAGGTATAGTACGCATAGTATTTATGACTGCTATTGAGTACAGCAAAGTAATATGCTTTCATCCCTATTTTAAAATAGACAGTACTCCTGATATACAACCCGTCAAAAAGAAAATCTAATGACAGCACAGGTACAATTTGAACAAAATGCCCACAACACGACGAAGCCGAACAAACCAGAGGTGGTATGGAAGTCTAGCGATGGATTTTCCTGCCTGTACCACGGCGATAGTTTAGAACTCATGGCTTCGCTGCCTGCTGAAAGCATTGACTGTATCTGGACTGATCCCCCCTATAACCTTTCAAATGATGGAATTACCTGTGTCGCTGGGCGCATGGTTAAAGTTAACAAAGGTGAATGGGATCGTAGCCAAGGTGTTGAGCTAGACCATGAGTTTAACAAAGCATGGCTAGCTGCTTGCTATCGTCTACTTAAACCAACGGGCACTATATGGGTAACCGGGACTCTGCATGTATACCCATCAGTTGGATTTGCTATGCAGCAGCTTGGCTTTCGCATTCTAAATGACATTATTTGGGAAAAACCTGCTCCACCTCCGAATCTAGGGTGTCGCTGCTTTACTCATTCAACAGAGCTAATATTGTGGGCGACTAAGGCACGTAAAGGAAAAGAACGCTACACCTTCAATTACGAGGAGATGAAGGCTGAGAATGGCGATAAGCAGATGAAAAACGTCTGGAGAATGTCTGCTCCTAACAAAGATGAAAAACTTTACGGTAAACACCCAACACAAAAACCTGTCGATCTTGTTGCACGATGTCTTCGAGCAAGTACAAATCCAGGCGATTTGGTTTTTGATCCTTTTTCGGGTTCTTCCACCACTGGAGTTGCAGCTTTGTCACTAGGTCGAAAATTTATTGGTTGTGAAGCAGATACAGATCACATTGAACTATCAATCAAACGACTGACTAAACCTGTTCAACTAGATTTGCCACCTGCCTTGAAGCAAGGTCATCTATGGAAAGAGTAGACGCGATTAATAGGCTTACCGCACTGGTAAGTAAAGATCTTCGGCAGCTAGCAGACCAATTTAATGTTACAGTTTGGAGCCAAGAAGGTAAGAAAAATAAGGGCTGGGCTGGTCACACGATTGAGCGCTATCTAGGCTTGGCTATCAACTCGTCTCGATCTCCTAATTTTGGTAGTTGGGAGTTAAAGCTAGTTCCATTAGTAGCCAGACGAACAGGAATACTTAGGGTAAAAGAAACGATGGCGATCACTATGATCGATCCTGTGGAAGTTGTAAGCAAAGAGTTTGAAGAAAGTCATCTCTTCAACAAATTACAGAAAATTGTTGTTGTGGCTCGTGTTTTCGAGAGTCAAGCAGACAAGCGTTCTCTTGTACATTCAGTAGCCTCCTTTGATCTTGATAATCCTGAAATATATGATCAAGTGAAAGCAGATTATAACCTTGTTCGGGAAATAATAAGAATTCAAGGATTTTCAAGTCTTAGCGGCAGAATGGGCAAACTTGTGCAGCCAAGAACAAAGGGTCAAGGTCATGGAAGCACTTCTCGCGCTTTCTATGCTCGCACAGTGTTTGTCGCGCATATTTTGGGAGAGGGCTACTCGATTCCTTTGCCCGTTACACCAGAATAAACTTTTTCTGGAAAATTCCGATGTAACTTTGCCGATCACTGGAGGCGGAGCCTTCGCGGAGTATGCCAAGGCGGAGTATTGGAACGAGTGAGATCGCTCTTCGCTGTAGGTTGGATTAATTACAGTCAATTCCTTGCTTGTAAATCAGTAGGTGATGCGAAACCAAACAGGACTAGATTGGCCGATCGCATTAAGTTGAAGGATACAATGCGATCGCGGAACGTTCTGGTGCCGCCCGGTTGTTAAATAGTGACCTTAATAAGCGCGACCATCTTTGTGCGTTAAAGCCCATTCGCCATTCGGCAATTGTGTTGCTTTGAGATCGTCATTTGGAAATTCGACCTCATCTCCCTCAGTGCGATCGCCAATTTCAAG contains the following coding sequences:
- the psbM gene encoding photosystem II reaction center protein PsbM, with translation MQVNDLGFVASILFVLVPTVFLLILYIQTASRESNKNP
- a CDS encoding adenylate/guanylate cyclase domain-containing protein, which gives rise to MMKGFFESQTSALLNLSDRLQIALLDFTGVRVVAIATLVVSGFVLGVRHLGGLQPLELIALDQLVRLHPDPGPDPRLLVVGITEGDIRTQKQWPISDRTMAQLLAKLQSFQPQTIGLDVYREIPQQPGNAELKVQLQEKNIFAIKKFGDTELELVSPPPGFPEERVGFNDLLLDADGVVRRNLLFVSDDTGTYFAFSLRLAIAYLESVGITPDSSQQNPDHIQLAKAVFVPLQPNSGGYQNVDARGYQVLLNYRSSNVARQVTLTQVLKGEIDPNWVKNKIVLIGTTAPSAKDTFSTPYSPAEKKTAKMPGVLVHAQMVSQFLDAATGERPLFWFWDERIEVLWIIGWTLLGAIAAWWLRHPVVLILGCGVGLGVLLGTCFYLFTQQGWVPLSAPVLGFILTSGVVITYRSYDAQQQQQIIMKLLGQNTSPEVAEALWKGRDRLLKSGKLPGIKLIATMMFADIKDFSTIAEQMPPEALLEWLNEMLDVVTHEIINHEGIINKFTGDGFMAVFGVPMDRIHKEEVALDAQRSIECALAIGEILEDLNQNWKTRGLPVIQMRIGVFTGPVVVGSLGGKDRLEYGVIGDSVNTAARLESCEKHRQPSNCRILIGKETLVHLDNQFLVESWGPLPLKGKQQMVDVYLVVGRPRERASEV
- a CDS encoding MvaI/BcnI family restriction endonuclease encodes the protein MERVDAINRLTALVSKDLRQLADQFNVTVWSQEGKKNKGWAGHTIERYLGLAINSSRSPNFGSWELKLVPLVARRTGILRVKETMAITMIDPVEVVSKEFEESHLFNKLQKIVVVARVFESQADKRSLVHSVASFDLDNPEIYDQVKADYNLVREIIRIQGFSSLSGRMGKLVQPRTKGQGHGSTSRAFYARTVFVAHILGEGYSIPLPVTPE
- a CDS encoding universal stress protein encodes the protein MIEKILLADSGTGHSKEMLKALIELPSIQRAAVTILHVVPSQITTEAMTSKWEEGGRLLATAIQSLNLDPNHVNTMLRQGDPKDTVCQVAEEISADLIIMGSRGLKRLESILENSVSQYVFQLSSRPMLLVKDDIYVKKINRIMVAMDGSESAQQCLNLALYLLRDQKGGQLVLVHVNKARTGFEEAANAEKDPVLAPAIAAAKKQGISYKCVTGNGKAGPEICRLAEELNVDLLMLGSPDRRPSIAKGLPDLDRLLGTSLSDYVRVYANCPVLLGRTATT
- a CDS encoding site-specific DNA-methyltransferase; this encodes MTAQVQFEQNAHNTTKPNKPEVVWKSSDGFSCLYHGDSLELMASLPAESIDCIWTDPPYNLSNDGITCVAGRMVKVNKGEWDRSQGVELDHEFNKAWLAACYRLLKPTGTIWVTGTLHVYPSVGFAMQQLGFRILNDIIWEKPAPPPNLGCRCFTHSTELILWATKARKGKERYTFNYEEMKAENGDKQMKNVWRMSAPNKDEKLYGKHPTQKPVDLVARCLRASTNPGDLVFDPFSGSSTTGVAALSLGRKFIGCEADTDHIELSIKRLTKPVQLDLPPALKQGHLWKE